Part of the Yersinia hibernica genome, AGCGCTGTTGTTAAAAGTCTGCCACCCCGGTGACTTGGTTTATCCAGGGCAAGAAGCTGGATTTTCTTTGGATGAATTACCCATTGTTATCAATGAAATAAAAGCAATTCGCGGCGTGCGATTGGTGGGAGTCACCCATTTCCCTTGCATGCTTTTTGATCCCGAAAAGGGCAAAACATTACCCAGTCTGAACCTCAACACCCTGATTGAGGCAAAAAGTATTCTTGAGCAACATGGCATCCAAGTGGAGCAGGTGAATGGCCCTTCCGCGACCAGTGTTGAAAGCTTACCGCAACTGGCTAAATGGGGGGTAACTCATGCTGAGCCGGGCCATTCATTGACCGGAACAATGCCTTCCAACCAGCAGGGTAACCAGCCAGAACAAATCGCCATGCTTTATCTGACTGAGATTTCACATTGCCACCAAGGTAACAGTCATTGCTACGGCGGGGGATACTACCGGCGTGGTCATTTGCGCAATGCGCTGGTGCATGACCGGCACTGGCATGCCAGCCAAGTCCTGAAACCCGCCAATGACAGCATCGACTATACCTTGAGCCTGGCGGAGCCCTTTACTGTCGGCAGCCCGGTCATCATGTGCTTTCGCACTCAAATTTTTGCCACCCGCAGTGATGTGGCCCTGGTCGCCGGGATCCAATCAGGCCAGCCCATACTACTCGGAATTTATGATAGTCAGGGAAATACCATTCCAGCGACCGCCGCACAGGAGGGGTTATGAGTAAGTTCATCGTACTGGTCATTGACAGTTTTGGCGTAGGTGCCATGCCTGATGTTTCTGATGTTCGCCCACAGGATGTCGGGGCAAATACCTGCGCGCATATTTTGCAAACTTACCCCAAATTGCGTTTAGCCAATCTGGAAAAACTGGGGTTACTCAATGCGTTGCATCTTGGTTCTCCTGATTTCCATGACAGCGTAATGCAAGACAGCCCTCAAGCCAGCTTTGGTGTGGCGCTGCTGCAACATGAGGGCGGCGATACTTTCATGGGCCATCAGGAAATTATGGGCACCCTGCCCCGCGCGCCCCTCAGCATGCCATTTTCCACCGTAAAAACGCGCGTGGCTAATGCCTTACGCCAGCAAAGTTATCAAGTTGAAGAGCGCAGTGCGCCTGATGATAGCAGTAATTTGCAATTTCTCTGGGTCAATAACTGCGTCGCAATTGGCGATAATCTTGAAGCAGACTTGGGCCAAGTATTTAATATTTGTGCCAATTTAAGTGAAATTAATTTTGCGCAAGTCGAAAAGATCGGCCGAATTGTGCGCGGTTGTGTGGAAGTAAACCGTGTTATCGCCTACGGCGGGCAACTGAGCCATAGTCATGCAATCATCGGCGCAGCCGAAGTTAAGCAACAACATTACATTGGTATTAACAGCCCGAAATCCGGTGTTTACGATAAGGGTTTCCAGGTTATTCATCTGGGTTATGGTGTGGACGCTAATGTTCAGGTTGCGCAGCAGCTCGACAAAGTCAACATTCCCACAGTGCTGGTGGGTAAAGTTGCTGATATTGTTGCCAACCCTGCCGGGCGAAATTATCAACAACTGGTCGATTCCCAGGCTATTCTGGATATCACATTGGCAGAAATACAACGCGCAGGCAGTGCATTCATCTGTACGAATATTCAAGAAACTGATTTGGCCGGCCATGGTCAGGATGTCGCGCGCTATGCCGAGCGCCTGCAATTGGTCGATAATATGTTGGGTAAAATGACGGCGGCCATGGCAACCGGGGACTGCTTGGTAATAATGGCAGATCACGGCAATGACCCGACTATCGGCCACAGCAAGCACACGCGCGAGCAAGTTCCCTTGCTGGTCTATCAGGCCGGAGTTACTGATTTTCAACCCAACAGCATTCGCCTGGGCACCCGACAAACAATGTCTGATGTTGGCGCAACCGTCTGTGAGTTTTTCGCCGCGCCAGCCCCGCAAAATGGCCACTCTTTCTGGCGACAGCTCACTGAGCACAGTCACTAATGGAATATATTCAGAGTATTTGAAATATATCCCAAATACGGTAACAACAGCCGCCACCGTCAAAAGTCCGCAAATGTCGATTTGCGGTTTTTTTTTATTCGGACTTGAAACTGAAAAATGAATGGAGCATAATTATTGTTATAATATAACATAACAAATGGAGTTCTATATGAAACCCGCCATCCATCCTAACTATCGGACCGTGGTTTTTCACGATACCAGCGCAAACACCTATTTCATCGTGGGTTCAACCATTGCTACTGAGCGCACGATTGAACGCGATGGGCAGACCTATCCTTATGTCACATTGGATATTTCTTCTGCTTCGCATCCGTATTACACCGGTAAACAGAAAGAGTTTTCAAAAGCGGGCAGCGCCGCGCGTTTCCATCAGCGCTTCGGCAGCTTCCTGACCAAAAAAGCCAGCTAATTCTGAGAGTTGATTATGCAAGTATTGAGTTCATTACGATCGGCCAAAAACCGCCATCCCG contains:
- a CDS encoding phosphopentomutase — translated: MSKFIVLVIDSFGVGAMPDVSDVRPQDVGANTCAHILQTYPKLRLANLEKLGLLNALHLGSPDFHDSVMQDSPQASFGVALLQHEGGDTFMGHQEIMGTLPRAPLSMPFSTVKTRVANALRQQSYQVEERSAPDDSSNLQFLWVNNCVAIGDNLEADLGQVFNICANLSEINFAQVEKIGRIVRGCVEVNRVIAYGGQLSHSHAIIGAAEVKQQHYIGINSPKSGVYDKGFQVIHLGYGVDANVQVAQQLDKVNIPTVLVGKVADIVANPAGRNYQQLVDSQAILDITLAEIQRAGSAFICTNIQETDLAGHGQDVARYAERLQLVDNMLGKMTAAMATGDCLVIMADHGNDPTIGHSKHTREQVPLLVYQAGVTDFQPNSIRLGTRQTMSDVGATVCEFFAAPAPQNGHSFWRQLTEHSH
- a CDS encoding type B 50S ribosomal protein L31; protein product: MKPAIHPNYRTVVFHDTSANTYFIVGSTIATERTIERDGQTYPYVTLDISSASHPYYTGKQKEFSKAGSAARFHQRFGSFLTKKAS
- a CDS encoding YhfX family PLP-dependent enzyme — protein: MLLKALQKQNPALIEAALSLWQQGMIKPDSYIIDVDQVRQNASLLLETATKCGITLYFISKQFGRNPLLCKLLLECGYQGIVAVDFKEVRQLYQHNLPVAHIGHLVQIPSGMVDEVVSHNPEVITVYSVAKAREIAAACARQNKEQALLLKVCHPGDLVYPGQEAGFSLDELPIVINEIKAIRGVRLVGVTHFPCMLFDPEKGKTLPSLNLNTLIEAKSILEQHGIQVEQVNGPSATSVESLPQLAKWGVTHAEPGHSLTGTMPSNQQGNQPEQIAMLYLTEISHCHQGNSHCYGGGYYRRGHLRNALVHDRHWHASQVLKPANDSIDYTLSLAEPFTVGSPVIMCFRTQIFATRSDVALVAGIQSGQPILLGIYDSQGNTIPATAAQEGL